Genomic DNA from Microbacterium sp. NC79:
ACCCGAAGAACCCGAACTATCAACCGAACCCGACGAGTCTGCCGTACCTGACGAATCCGCGGCACCCGACGAGGTAGCCGACCCCGACGAATCAGCTTCACCCGACGAATCAGCTTCGCCCGACGAATCAGCGTCACCCGACGAATCAGCTTCGCCCGACGAGTCAGCGTCACCCGACGAGGCGGCGTCACCCGATGCATCCGCAGCGCCCGACGAATCAGTTTGACCGCTAGGGTCGGCAGCGCCCGAAGAGTCGGCAGTTGCATCATCTTCGAGGTTGTAATCAATGTTTCGGCTCTGTGCCTGCAGGAAGATCGACGGGGTCGCGGGTACGTATCGAGCCGCGAGCACGTGAGCGCCCGGAGCAAGCGCCGGGATCACCAGGTCTGCTCCTCCGTCGACGAGGGAAATTGGATCGTCGGCCGCGACACCATCAACCACTAATTGAACCTGCCCTTCAACGATGGGGGTTGTGCCGGTCGTTCGGGTGCTAACCGAATCATCGATCGCGGTGGCGACAACGGCGACAATGCCTGGCGCACCGGGGGTTGCGTCCACGTCGGCAACCAGATCGACGTTCCACGCAGTGACCTCTACCGCGGCTGTGGCCTCGGCAGGCGCGAACAGCTCATCGCCGGAGTACGCGCCGGTAACCTGCAGAATTTGCGGGTAGGTGGTCGTAACTGCGAACTGGGCGAGCCCATCAACGACGGAGACAACGTCACCGGAACCATTTGAGACAGAAAAATCTACCGAGCCGGTGAGCGCGCGGTTGTCGTTCGCCTCGCCGGACAGAACCTCTGCGGTAACGACGACGGACCGACCAGCCTTGACGGATGCATTCGCAATGTCAAGGGAAACGGGGCTGCGTACCGTTGTCACGGTATCCGAAATAGAGCTCGCGCCGAAGGCGTTAGGGTCACGAGGCGTGAATGTTGCGGAAACCGATTCTTCACCGGCCGGAGCATCGAACGTGAAGTTGGTTACAGCAATGCCATCAACCAGCGCCACAGGCGCAGTCGTGCTCGTACCGAATGTGAAAACAACGGCGCCTTCCGCTGCCGTTCCATCGCTGTCAGCTACCTCAGCGGTGAAAGTCGCTGGCAATCCCACCGCAGGCATCGCCGGCACCACACTAAGCGTTGTCGTCGTCTGTTTCGGCGCCGCTACGACCATGAGAGTGGTTGTGTGTTCCGCTGCCCGTACGGTCGAATCGGCTGGCGTGAAAACCGATCGCATTGTGTGTGCGCCGACGTCGAGACCGGGTAACGTCCACAGCGACTGCGCCCCAGTCGAGGGCACCGTCCCGAGCGATACACCGTCGATAAAGAGCTCTGTCGTTCCTGTCGCCGACCTTCCGCCCGGAACGGATACCGTTGTCGTTGCTGAGAACGGAACATCCGCGACGATACGTTCAGGCACGCCGTGTGAGACGCTGGCTTGGAAAAGGAAGTTGAGCACAATCGTTCCCGCTGGTTGCGTCCGCTGCGGGCGCTGGCTGCTGGAAATAACCCTCTGACCGTCCACTGAACCGGCGACGTAGTGTGCACCTCCCGCTCCACCACCGGCAGGGTTGCTGGCAAGGATTGACGACTGCCCCGGGCCTCCGGCCGAATAGCCGCCGCCACCGCCACCGCCGCCACCGCCACCGGCATTTGCTGGCGAATTCGCCGCGGCCATCGCATGTGGGCCCTGGTTATATTCGCGCGGGCTACTTCCCCCTGCTCCGGCTGCTCCGCCGCGGGCACCGCCAGTCGACGCGGCGCTCCCAGCCAGGCCGCCAGCTCCACCAGCACCTCCGTTGCGGCCGCTGCCATTTCCTGCGCCGCCACCGCCACCGCCACCGCCTGCCACCGCGATGAGCGTTCCGTACGATGTGCTGAGCGAGGCAGACCCACCACCACCGCCACCCCATCCGCCGATCGTACCGGGCGTATTGTGCCCGCTGTTCCCACGGCCGCCGGGCGACCAGCCCGTGCCGGGATTCATAGTCGAAGCGTTCGACGCCCCAAAAGCGTAAAGAACATTCGCGGGACCGCGAGGAATCAGAACCTCGACTTGTCCACCAAGCCCCGCGGCACCGCCGTTCCCACCCCACATTCCTTGACCGGCGAACCCATCGCCGCCAGAGAGCGTGGCTTGCACATGGGTCGCCCCGTTGGGCCAAGCGACGCGTTCTTGAGATGTTCCGGTCACCGTCGCGGTCGTTCCGCCGTTCGACCACGAGATCGCCGCGTGGGCTGGTGCCGCGAAAACAAGCGACGATGCCGCGATCAGTCCAAGAGTTGATAGGGCTGCAGCGCTTGTGCGGCGTAATCGCGGAGGACGAGTTCGTGTAGAAGTTTTCATTGTGTCCTTGTTCGGGTAGCTTGCCACGTAAGTGGAATCACTGAACAAGTATGGACTGCCTCCATAAACATCTGCAAGCTCACCCCTGACTGTAGTCATTAGTGGTAGCGGAGGTTAAGGCAACACTGTTCAACCCTGCGAGCCACGCGGTGATATTCCAAAAGTTCTCAGCAGGGTTTTCAAGCCCGGTGAAGTCTCTACCGAAGCAGGGTTTCCAGCGCCGCAGCAGACAGCGTCGCCCCGAAAAGCGGCTGCCCGGGTTGCAGCGCATACGTCGCCGCGAGCGACCCGACCATCACAGGGTCAAACCCGACCGCATCTACCCACGCCGCAACCGTGGTTCCGGCGTCCGCATCATTGGCCGCCACGGCGACGCCCCACCGATGCGGGTCACCAGAAACCCGCGCGCCACCGGCCAGATCCTTGTACGCGACGTGGTTGAACGCCTTGACGACGCGCGCCCGATCAAACCACCGTTGCACGAGCATGCTCGTCGGCGTCGACGGATCATCAAAGTCGGGCCGCGGCCCATCTGCCTCATCCCAGTGGTTCATCGGGTCAACAACGATGGTTCTGTCGAAGAGAGAACCATCGAGAACTTCGGCATCGCTGAGCGGAATCGCCAGCACCACGATGTCAGCGGCAGTCACCTCGTCGAGAGACGCCGGCGTGGCAGCAATGTCAAAGCTCTCGAGAACGCGCGCCGTGCGCGCGAGGGGGCCGGAACCATGAATCACGACCGAGAGTCCAGCAGCAAGCGAGAGCCGCGCGAGGGTGCGCCCGAGCTTACCCGCGCCAACAATCCCGATTGTCTCCGCCGCGCTCGCCGCCATGCTTCTCTCATCTTCCTGCGTCGCGTGCACGTGAGACACACCGTGAATAATGCGGTTCGGCCCCACGACACCGTTTAAATGCCGATAATAGAAGCATGGTGTCGTCTGCTGCCGGATACAGCGCGATTTCGAGCGAGTCGCGCGTTCAGATCCTTCATATGCTTCAGACCCGACCCCAGCGCACGATCGACGAGCTCGTCGAGTCGACCGGATTGCACGCAAACACGGTGCGCGAACACCTGCAGCGACTCACCGAAGACGGCTATGTCGTCTCTGAGACGGAACGACGCGAAACTCGCGGGCGCCCCCGCACGCTGTACAGCGCGGCCACGGGCACACCAGAGGCGAGTAGCCCGATCGCCGAGCGTAAGGTTCGAGAAGCCGCCAAGCGTGGCGACTTGATGCGCCGCGTCATGCCCGAAACCGATGACAGCGATCTCGACCATGATGAGCTTCACCAGATCGATGCTCTCGTTGAGAACCTCATCGACTCCGGGTTTGACCCGCTTGTTAACCCCAACGACCTCACGATTGACCTTTCACCGTGTGCGCATATGGGCACCCCAGGGCAAGAACCGAGTATGCGCTGCGCCGTGCATGTGACGCTCCTGCAATCGGTCGTCACCCAGGCAGGCGGCCCCCTCAACGTGGAAGGACTCCGCACCACCTGCAACCCGCAGGACTGCGTGATCCAGCTCCGCCGAGCGAACCCAGAAGCATAGCTTCTTATTCACGGCCACACCAGACACCATTTTTCGGCGCTGAGCGTACCGTGAAGGCATGTGCGACTGACCCGTGTCGCGCGTTCTCGGAGGCCCCAACATGGATCTACTCGACCCACTGGCTCTCGCCCGATGGCAATTCGGGTTGACGACCGTCTACCACTACCTCTTCGTGCCGCTCACAATCGGAATGGTGCTTGCCGTTGCGATTTTCCAAACGGCATGGGTACGAACCGGAAAGATTCACTACCTACACCTGACGCGATTCTTCGGAAAGATCTTCCTGATCAACTTCGCGATGGGTGTTGTCACCGGTATCGTGCAGGAGTTCCAGTTCGGTATGAACTGGTCAGACTACTCGCGCTTCGTGGGCGATATCTTCGGTGCTCCGCTGGCTTTTGAGGGTCTCATCGCGTTCTTCTTCGAAGCGACCTTCATTGGTCTGTGGATCTTCGGGTGGAACAAGTTGCCCGCCAAGATTCACCTGCTCACGATTTGGGCAACCGCCATTGGTTCCATCCTGTCGGCGTACTTCATCATCGCAGCCAACGCGTTCATGCAGAACCCGGTCGGCTACGAATTGAATGCTGAGACGGGTCGCGCCGAGCTCGTCGACTTCGGCGCTCTGATGACCAACCCGGTCGCCCTCGCCGCCTTCCCGCACACCATCTTCGCCGCTTTCATGTTCGCCGCCGGTGTCATCATTTCGGTGGCCGCGTGGCACATCTCCCGCGCACAGCACCTCGACTCGATGCGCACCGCGCTGCGCTTCGGCCTGTGGTTCATGATCATCTCGACCATCGGCGTCGTCATCACCGGTGACCAGCTGAGCCTCGCGATGTACGCCACGCAACCCATGAAGATGGCGGCCGCCGAAGCTACGTTCAACACCGCATGTGGCGCCGATGCTTCGTTCTCGCTGTTCACTCTGGGCACGCCAGACGGCAAGACGGAGCTGTTCTCGATCCGCGTTCCGTACCTGTTGTCGATCCTGTCGAACCACACGTTTGATGGCTGCGTGCACGGTATCAATGACCTGAACGCGGAATACGCACAGACGTACGCTGCGATGGGCATCGATAACTTCGCCCCGACCCTGTGGATCACCTACTGGGCATTCCGCTGGATGATCGCCCTCGGCATGGTGCACTGCCTCATCGCTATTGCTGGTCTGTGGGTCACCCGCAAGAAGGCCAAGAAGCCGGTCGCTCAGTGGATGTGGAAGGTCGCGATCTGGTCGTACCCGCTCAGCCTCCTCGCCTCGATCGTTGGCTGGATCTTCACCGAAATGGGTCGCCAGCCGTGGATCGTGTTCGGCCTGATGACCACGCGCGACGGTGTGAGCCCCGATGTTTCGGGTCTTGAGGTCTTGATCTCGCTCATCGCATTCACCGCCATCTACGCGGCCCTCGCGTTCGTCGAGTTCCGCCTCATCATTCGCACCGCGCAGAAGGGCCCGGACGAGACCGAACAAGCTGACGTCGATTCCAAGCCCGCCTCGGTCGTCTACTAAGAAAGGGACATCATGGATCTCAATACTCTCTGGTTCTGGATTGTCGCCTTCCTCTTCGTTGGCTACTTCGTTCTAGACGGCTTCGACTTCGGTGTCGGTATGTCGCTGCCGTTCCTCGGCAAAGACGACGTCTCGCGCCGCCAGATCATCAACACCATCGGCCCGGTGTGGGACCTCAACGAGACCTGGGTCATCGTTGCTGGCGCCTGCCTGTTCGCGTCGTTCCCTGAGTGGTACGCGACGCTGTTCAGCGGCTTCTATCTCCCGCTCCTGCTGATTCTGCTCGCGCTTATCCTGCGCGGTGTCTCGTTTGAGTACCGCCATCAGCGCCCTGATGCAGCGTGGCGTAACCGCTTCGACTGGATGATCATCATCGGCTCCGCCGTGCCGGCGTTGCTGTGGGGTGTGGCTT
This window encodes:
- a CDS encoding ArsR family transcriptional regulator translates to MVSSAAGYSAISSESRVQILHMLQTRPQRTIDELVESTGLHANTVREHLQRLTEDGYVVSETERRETRGRPRTLYSAATGTPEASSPIAERKVREAAKRGDLMRRVMPETDDSDLDHDELHQIDALVENLIDSGFDPLVNPNDLTIDLSPCAHMGTPGQEPSMRCAVHVTLLQSVVTQAGGPLNVEGLRTTCNPQDCVIQLRRANPEA
- a CDS encoding NADPH-dependent F420 reductase, translating into MGPNRIIHGVSHVHATQEDERSMAASAAETIGIVGAGKLGRTLARLSLAAGLSVVIHGSGPLARTARVLESFDIAATPASLDEVTAADIVVLAIPLSDAEVLDGSLFDRTIVVDPMNHWDEADGPRPDFDDPSTPTSMLVQRWFDRARVVKAFNHVAYKDLAGGARVSGDPHRWGVAVAANDADAGTTVAAWVDAVGFDPVMVGSLAATYALQPGQPLFGATLSAAALETLLR
- a CDS encoding cytochrome ubiquinol oxidase subunit I; this translates as MDLLDPLALARWQFGLTTVYHYLFVPLTIGMVLAVAIFQTAWVRTGKIHYLHLTRFFGKIFLINFAMGVVTGIVQEFQFGMNWSDYSRFVGDIFGAPLAFEGLIAFFFEATFIGLWIFGWNKLPAKIHLLTIWATAIGSILSAYFIIAANAFMQNPVGYELNAETGRAELVDFGALMTNPVALAAFPHTIFAAFMFAAGVIISVAAWHISRAQHLDSMRTALRFGLWFMIISTIGVVITGDQLSLAMYATQPMKMAAAEATFNTACGADASFSLFTLGTPDGKTELFSIRVPYLLSILSNHTFDGCVHGINDLNAEYAQTYAAMGIDNFAPTLWITYWAFRWMIALGMVHCLIAIAGLWVTRKKAKKPVAQWMWKVAIWSYPLSLLASIVGWIFTEMGRQPWIVFGLMTTRDGVSPDVSGLEVLISLIAFTAIYAALAFVEFRLIIRTAQKGPDETEQADVDSKPASVVY